The DNA sequence CAATTATCTGTGATGTATCAGCTGCAATGTATTATGGCTATACAGATCGAGTACCGGGAGTTTGGCATATAGCTGTTGATAATAAGTCAGCAAGAAATAAGTTTAAACTGGATTTCCCTATCATAAAACCGCATTTTATTGAGGCATCCAGATTGGATATTGGTGTGAGTGAAGGAAATATAGATGGAATTGACGTAAAGATTTATGACAGAGAGCGTATTGTTTGTGATTGTCTGCGTCATGTTAATACGATGGATGGAGAAGTGTTTAACACAGTAATTAAAAGGTATATTAGTGATAAGGATAAGGATGCTGCAAAATTGATGAGGTATGCCTCGAAACTTGGTGTTGAAAAAAAGGCAAGAAGGGTGATTGGTGTATGGCTGTAAAAGAGATAAAGGATATGGGAGCATCTGTGCTGATTAGATTAAAGAAACAGGCGAAGGAAACAGGAATCAATTATCAGACCTGTCTACAGCTTTTTGCACAGGAAGAGTTTCTTCGTAAACTTGAAATATCGCAATATGCGGAGAATCTTGTTTTGAAAGGAGGAATGTTCTTATATACTATTTCAAATTATGAGGGGAGACCAACCATGGACATTGATTTTATGTTAAGGAGAATGTCAAATGATGTAGCTGGAATGGAAACAATCATGAAGGAAATTTGTCAAACAGATACTCACAATGATTTTATTGCTATGGAGGTCCTTGGAACGAAGGAAATTACACCGGAGAAGAAATATCCCGGTATAGGTATAAATCTGATGGCGCATATCAAAAATGTGAGAATTCCATTTTCAGTTGATATTGGTGTGGATGATGTGATAGTGCCCGGCGCAGTTAAGAGAGCTGTAACAACCAGACTGGATGGCTTTAAGGAGCCAAATGTTTATACATATTCTTTGGAGAGCACAATGGCAGAGAAATTTGATGCCATTTTAAAGAGAATGACTGCTTCCAGTAGGATGAAAGATTTTTATGATATCTACTACTGGTCGCAGGTATTTGATTTTGAAGGCAGAGTGTTGCAGGAAGCAATTTTTCAAAC is a window from the Roseburia sp. 499 genome containing:
- a CDS encoding type IV toxin-antitoxin system AbiEi family antitoxin domain-containing protein, which gives rise to MNRDMNYESIFGRYGGIMRTCELTKEGISYQMLQNLIKEGRVEKIKYGYYQWQDEKAFTEVSVITCLFPEAIICDVSAAMYYGYTDRVPGVWHIAVDNKSARNKFKLDFPIIKPHFIEASRLDIGVSEGNIDGIDVKIYDRERIVCDCLRHVNTMDGEVFNTVIKRYISDKDKDAAKLMRYASKLGVEKKARRVIGVWL
- a CDS encoding nucleotidyl transferase AbiEii/AbiGii toxin family protein; the protein is MAVKEIKDMGASVLIRLKKQAKETGINYQTCLQLFAQEEFLRKLEISQYAENLVLKGGMFLYTISNYEGRPTMDIDFMLRRMSNDVAGMETIMKEICQTDTHNDFIAMEVLGTKEITPEKKYPGIGINLMAHIKNVRIPFSVDIGVDDVIVPGAVKRAVTTRLDGFKEPNVYTYSLESTMAEKFDAILKRMTASSRMKDFYDIYYWSQVFDFEGRVLQEAIFQTLQHRGTPYERNSMEQIKAFNQNEFLQKLWSNYNPGPGLEKPDFSLALAQIDRFIGPLYESILREDEFFGMWSSKENVWK